In Zingiber officinale cultivar Zhangliang chromosome 1A, Zo_v1.1, whole genome shotgun sequence, a genomic segment contains:
- the LOC122004950 gene encoding berberine bridge enzyme-like 18 has translation MASTTIIFSCFIFFLLCTSHAANHTQANFLNCFLEATGGSSSSPSKIYTPNTTSFSTLFRSSVQNLRFLSSGAETPSFIILPSVDPDSQAAVLCGRRHGIRLRVRSGGHDYEGLSYVSFSSTDGPFAVVDLSGLRSIEVDAADHTAWVGAGATLGEVYYNVAAASPTAGFPAGISPTVGVGGLISGGGIGWLQRKYGLAADNVVDVRLVNAEGELLTRETMGEDLFWAIRGGGAANFGIVVAYKLRLVPVPPKLTVFSVSRTLGQGATRLLHSWQSIAPRFADDLWIRALVIAIGEAPANRTIQATFQGLFLGSRRATLAAVKKSFPELGVRAEDCNELSWVESTLYFDDRAWNDTRGLLTRRPAFNSSFKAKSDFVREPISEKAWEGIWKVMMEGEEEPLQMIFEPWGGRLWEIEDDAIAFPHRKGNLYNIQYFMRWFETEAAVTERHLTWMRKFYEDMTPHVSSNPRAAYLNYKDIDLGSSTEEGRTSYTEASAWGRRYFLHNFEKLAKVKARVDPENYFWNEQGIPPYTA, from the coding sequence ATGGCGTCCACCACTATCATCTTCTCctgtttcatcttcttcctcctctgcacTTCTCACGCAGCAAATCATACACAAGCCAACTTCCTCAATTGCTTTCTTGAAGCAACCGGAggatcttcctcttctccttcgaAGATTTACACTCCCAACACCACCTCCTTTTCCACCCTCTTCCGCTCCTCTGTCCAAAACCTCCGGTTTCTCTCCTCCGGCGCAGAGACTCCCTCCTTCATCATCCTCCCCTCCGTCGACCCCGACTCCCAGGCCGCGGTTCTCTGCGGCCGCCGTCACGGCATCCGCCTCCGAGTCCGGAGTGGCGGCCATGACTACGAGGGACTCTCCTACGTCTCCTTCTCCAGTACTGATGGCCCGTTTGCCGTCGTCGACCTCTCTGGCCTTCGTTCCATCGAGGTAGACGCCGCAGACCACACCGCCTGGGTCGGCGCTGGCGCCACCCTCGGCGAGGTGTACTACAACGTGGCTGCCGCCAGCCCCACTGCCGGGTTCCCTGCCGGCATCTCCCCCACGGTCGGTGTCGGTGGGCTCATCAGCGGCGGCGGCATTGGGTGGCTGCAGAGGAAGTACGGCCTCGCCGCAGACAACGTCGTTGATGTCAGGCTGGTCAACGCCGAGGGCGAGCTGTTGACCAGGGAGACCATGGGGGAAGACTTGTTTTGGGCGATAAGAGGAGGCGGCGCGGCGAACTTCGGCATCGTCGTGGCCTACAAGTTGCGACTTGTTCCGGTGCCACCCAAGCTGACGGTGTTCTCCGTTAGCAGAACGCTGGGGCAGGGTGCGACGAGGTTGCTGCATTCATGGCAGAGCATCGCGCCGCGGTTCGCCGACGATCTATGGATCAGGGCCTTGGTGATTGCGATCGGAGAAGCGCCGGCGAACCGCACGATCCAGGCCACATTCCAAGGCCTATTCCTTGGGTCGCGTCGCGCGACGCTTGCTGCCGTCAAGAAGAGCTTCCCTGAGCTGGGCGTGAGGGCCGAGGACTGCAACGAGCTGAGTTGGGTGGAGTCGACTCTCTACTTCGATGACCGTGCATGGAATGATACCCGCGGGCTGTTGACCCGGCGGCCGGCGTTCAACAGCTCCTTCAAAGCCAAGTCGGACTTCGTGAGGGAGCCCATCTCCGAGAAGGCATGGGAGGGGATATGGAAGGTTATGATGGAGGGGGAGGAGGAGCCTCTGCAGATGATATTTGAGCCGTGGGGCGGAAGGCTTTGGGAGATAGAAGACGATGCCATTGCCTTCCCTCACAGGAAGGGGAATTTGTATAACATTCAGTACTTCATGAGGTGGTTCGAGACAGAGGCGGCGGTGACGGAGAGGCATTTGACATGGATGAGAAAGTTCTACGAAGACATGACTCCTCACGTGTCCAGCAATCCGAGAGCTGCGTATCTCAACTACAAGGATATCGACTTGGGTAGCAGCACAGAGGAAGGGAGGACGAGCTACACGGAGGCAAGCGCTTGGGGAAGAAGATACTTCCTGCACAACTTTGAGAAGCTCGCGAAAGTCAAGGCTCGAGTTGACCCGGAGAACTACTTCTGGAACGAACAAGGCATCCCTCCTTATACTGCTTAA